The Candidatus Binatia bacterium genome includes the window GGCTCACGTTGAAGCAGAGGACGAGGATGCGCCACGTCGGGTTCGCGTCGGCGAGGATGCGTGCGCGCGCCGCGACCACGTCGCTCTTGCCGCTGCCCGCCACGCCCTGCAGCACCTGATGGCCGCCCGAAAGCTCGAGCGCGACTTGACGCTGGTCGGGCGACATCTCGCGCATCGACCCGAGCGCCAGCGCGAGCTGCTGGCCGCTCGGGGGCCGCGGCGCTCTGCGGTCGGCGTACGAGCGCTGGACCATGACGTCCGGGAAGAGGACGGAGCGCACGGCGCTGCGCATCTCGGCGGAGAGCGTCCAGGGGAAGCTGACGCTGAATGCGCAGCGCAGGCGCTCGACCAGCTGGCGACCTTGCAGCGCCCATCGCGGAGAGCTCCCGATCTCGTCGCCGGCGATCACGGCGCCGTCTGCGTAGCCCGTGCAGAGTTGCAGATCCGCGACCTCGCGTGCCGTCACGTTGGGCAGCACCGCGCCCTTCGCGAAGGGAAACTGCAGCTTGCCGCGGTGGTCACCACCCATGTGGACGCAGGGCGGATGCTTCTCGAGCAGCTGCTTGATGGTGAACAGATGCTGCTCCGCCTGCTCGACCGGGTGCGTGTAGACCTTCGCGGTCGGCACGTCGCGCAGGTGCACGCTTCGCGCCGGCTCGACCGCGACGATCGCATCGGCCGACCAGTCCTTGACCTCGAGCACGAGCAGTCCGAGGTCCGGTCCGAAGACGACGACGTCGGGCTTCTTTCCGCCGATCCGCGGCTCGTGCCAGACGTCGTAGTCGTCGGGCAGAGCGTCGCAAAGCCACTGGAAGGTGAGCTGCTCGCCGGGGTTCGCGTTGGAGAGGCGGTCTTCGACTGCGTAGCCTGTCGCCATCGTGGATTCGTTGCACGACGCGGTGCAGTCGCGCCAGCGGCGAACGCCTATCGAGATGCGTTCGCGAGACGCGCGAGGTGCGTGCGCAGCGCGAGGAGTCGGTCGGCGAAGGATTCGATCAGCTCGCGGTGCGCGAGCCGCGTGCGCCACGCCTCCGGGATCCCCTGCTCGCCGTAGTACGCGCCCGCGAGCTGTCCGTAGATTGCGCCGGTCGTGTCCGCGTCGTCGCCGAGGTTGACCGCGAGCAGCGCGCCGTCGCGGAACGAGTCGGAGCGATGGAACGCCCACAGGGCGGCCTCGAGTGAACGTACGACGTAGCCCTCGCCCCTGATCTCCGGCGGATTCCTGTCGATGAATGCGTGCGCTCGAAGCGCGCGAGCGCCGTGCGTACGGTCGTGCCGATGTCGAAGCAGCGGCCGTTCGAGCTCAGGTGCCCGTCGCGCCACCAGCGGACGTAGCGCTCGAGCTGGTCGAGCGGGTCGAAGCCTCGGCGCCCGATCAGGCTCTCGGCGAGGCAGAGCGCCATCGAGGTGTCGTCGGTCCACTTGCCGGGTGCGAGGTGGAACGGGCCGCCGCCGACGATGTCGTCGATCGGGGCGAAGGTGGCGGGGCGGCGGAACTCGAGCGTCGTGCCGAGTGCGTCGCCGGTGGCGAGGCCGAGGAGGGTGCCGTGGTAGCGGTTGCGCAGGCGGTCGATCATCGGGAATATCGAGATCGTCGCTACCAGAATCGCCGTTGCCGCGCGGTATCACGATGGGCAGCGGCTTTTGCAGCCCGACGTTCGCCCCGCGTGTTTCAAGCAAGGTAGTTCTCGAGATTAGAACGTCACGGGCAAAGAGCGGATACGTCGCCAGCTACTTTCTCGCCACGATCAACGCCACGTAATGCCGGACCTGACGTGCCCATTTTGCGCGCCGCCCCTCGCTCGCCTGTTCCACGAGGGGACATTGGTTCTCGGCCTCTGGGACGCCTTTCCTGTGTCCCCTGGGCACGCGCTCCTCGTCCCGCGACGCCACATCGCGACCTGGTTCGACGCCACACGGGACGAGCAAGCTGAGCTGACGGCGTCGATCGAGATCGCGCGGGATGCGATCCTGCGCCGCCTGCACCCGCAGGTGCCCGACGGCTTCAACATCGGCATCAATGTTGGCGCTGCCGGCGGCCAAACCGTCTTTCATCTGCACGTGCACGTGATCCCGCGCTTCCACGGCGACGTGCCGGACCCGCGCGGCGGTGTGCGCCACGTCATCCCGGCGCGCGCGAACTACCTGCGCGACGAATCCGCTAAGGCTCCTTCGCCTCCACCGCGCGCGCTCGCGACCGGTGGTCGCGAGGATCCGTTCCTGCGCCACGTGCGTCCGCTGTTCGCGCGCGCCACGGACATCGCGATCATCGCAGCCTTCGTGCAGGACAGCGGCCTCACCCGCCTGCAGCCGCTCGTCAACGATGCGCTCGCGCGCGGCACGCGCATTCGCATCGTGACCGGCGACTACCTCGACATCACGCAAGCGAGCGCGCTCCGCCGCCTGCTCGACTGGCAGAGCGCGTCGGAGGCCTTCGAAACGACCAGTGATGACGCCACGGACGACATCACCGGCGAGGCGGGGGAACCTCCAACGGCGCATGAGCCGCCCTCCGCGCCGCGCGGCCGCCTCGAAGCACGCATCGTCGAAGTGCGCGACGAGCTCGGAATCGTCTCCTTTCACCCGAAGTCGTGGCGCTTCGAGGGCGATGGCCTTGCAACGGCCTTCGTCGGCAGCAGCAACGTCTCCGAGACCGCTCTTGACGCGGGAGTCGAATGGAACCTGCGCGTCGACCGCGATCGTGATCCTGCAGCGTACGGCGAGATCGTCGAAGCCTTCGAGAGCTGGTGGACGCGCGCTCGTCCGCTCACTGCAGATTGGGTCGACGCGTACGCAGAGCGCGTGCGTCGCATGCCGCGCGCGCTCCCCGCGGGCGAGGTCGAGTCCGAGGAGTTGCCGCCCAAGCCGGAACCGCACGAGATCCAGCAGGCCGCACTCGACGCGCTCGCGGCGACGCGTGCCGACGGCCGCAAGCGAGGCCTCGTCGTCATGGCGACCGGTCTCGGCAAGACGCTGCTCGCGGCGTTCGACGTCGAAGCCGTGCGCGAGTCGCTCGGTCGCATGCCGCGCGTCCTCTTCATCGCGCACCGCTCGGAGCTGCTCGAGCAGGCGGCCGCGGCCTTCCGTCGTACCTTCCCGGACGCGCGCTTCGGCTGGTTCGCCGCCGACCGCAGCGACACGAAGGGCGACGTGATCTTCGCATCGGTCGCGAAGCTTTCGCGGCCGGCACAGCTCGAGCGCTTCATCCTCGACGCCGGCGGCTCACCCGACTACGTAATCGTCGACGAGGTGCACCACGCGACTGCGCCCTCGTACCGGCGCATCCTCGACCGCCTGGAGCCGGGTTTCGTCTTGGGTCTCACCGCGACGCCCGATCGCCTCGACGAGGCGGATGTGGTCGGGCTGCTCGACGACAACCTCGTGTACCGCGCCGATCTAGGCGTCGGCATCGTTCACGGACGCCTGTCCCCGTTCGTGTACTTCGGGCTCGCCGACGTCGTCGATTATGAAAACATCCCTTGGCGCAACCGACGCTTCGATCCGGCCGTGCTCGCGCAGGCGGTCCAGACGCAGGCCCGCATGGAGCGCCTGTGGCAAGCGTGGAACGAGCACGCTGCACGGCGCTCGCTCGTCTTCTGCTGCTCGATCGCGCACGCACGCTTCGTGCGCGATTGGCTCGTCGAGCGCGGCGTGCGCGCGGTCGCGGTGTACGCGGCACCGGGATCCGACGATCGCGACGAGGCGCTCGAGAAGCTCGCCGCCGGAGAGCTCGATGCGGTGTGCAGCGTCGACCTCTTCAATGAAGGCGTCGACGTCCCCGCCGTCGATCGCGTCGTCATGCTGCGACCGACGGAATCACCGATCGTCTTCCTGCAGCAGCTCGGCCGCGGCCTGCGCCC containing:
- a CDS encoding DEAD/DEAH box helicase family protein translates to MSPGHALLVPRRHIATWFDATRDEQAELTASIEIARDAILRRLHPQVPDGFNIGINVGAAGGQTVFHLHVHVIPRFHGDVPDPRGGVRHVIPARANYLRDESAKAPSPPPRALATGGREDPFLRHVRPLFARATDIAIIAAFVQDSGLTRLQPLVNDALARGTRIRIVTGDYLDITQASALRRLLDWQSASEAFETTSDDATDDITGEAGEPPTAHEPPSAPRGRLEARIVEVRDELGIVSFHPKSWRFEGDGLATAFVGSSNVSETALDAGVEWNLRVDRDRDPAAYGEIVEAFESWWTRARPLTADWVDAYAERVRRMPRALPAGEVESEELPPKPEPHEIQQAALDALAATRADGRKRGLVVMATGLGKTLLAAFDVEAVRESLGRMPRVLFIAHRSELLEQAAAAFRRTFPDARFGWFAADRSDTKGDVIFASVAKLSRPAQLERFILDAGGSPDYVIVDEVHHATAPSYRRILDRLEPGFVLGLTATPDRLDEADVVGLLDDNLVYRADLGVGIVHGRLSPFVYFGLADVVDYENIPWRNRRFDPAVLAQAVQTQARMERLWQAWNEHAARRSLVFCCSIAHARFVRDWLVERGVRAVAVYAAPGSDDRDEALEKLAAGELDAVCSVDLFNEGVDVPAVDRVVMLRPTESPIVFLQQLGRGLRPADGKERLIVIDFVGNHRVFLDRMRTLISLGGRRVSVRDFLEQGVQPDLPEGCSVDVELEAIDMLRRFLPAGASEVERAYRELRASRDERPTAAELTRLGYRTRTLRQTYNGWFDFVAREGDLDEAEQRVLAAAGDWLRELETTAMTKCFKMVVLEVLLKRDALATGMPFDELARLSHAYLLRFPELMRDLEGVKELDDPQRPDPMRWRAYWRKNPIAAWTGSRWFSVEDERLVSHIPSLPGDQATLAAMTRELVEWRLVEYVARARAEAAGDTFECVVGWKQRDPLLELPSRAARPDLPSGETDVRLPDGSAWRFRFIKDSCSIARPLGTATNQLPDLLRRWFGPDAGRPGTAFRVRFTRSPDGWWVEPASARVVPLARRDAVVTFPTLRAAAGYARATALADRVADAPGAETVRLPVSGLPSSELFAVRAVGGSMDGGDTPIRDGDWVVLRWARAARFGAVEGRVALVELPASPNDASPDSAYVLKRVRRDGDRWLLVSDSPGGPTIPASADTKVIRNRGTSDSSRGHRPCRWRAHRGRGSSERIQPHHDLS